Within Eggerthella sp. YY7918, the genomic segment CCATCGAAGGCTACGTGGTCAAGGAAGTGGAGCGCACCGAATAGCTTTACCGGCTTGACCGCGAAGAAGGGCGGGCAATGTCCAGTCGCTCAGACAGTCCTGAGTCGCACGGACAGCCCACAGCCGGAGATCGACAAGCGCTCTTTGGCGCGCCCGCTCGGGCGCATAGATGGTGGGTTAACAGTCCTCTGAACTGTTAACCCTGCGGAACTGCGCGCGGCACGCTTCCCGAGCGGTCTCCGCTGATATACTTTGTTGTTACGTTTTGTGCGTTGTATCAGTTGGCCTCTGTCCCTTCGCTATGATGGCTTCTCTTGGGGCTGCGAGTGTTGGCCGATGTCATTCGGATAGCCACAAGCGGTGTTTGACCGGTGCGTTTGTTCCTCTTTGGAAGGAGGCGGCACTATGAAACAGAGTTCTTCTAACCGTAAGGTTAATGAGCAGGCTCGGGAGGTTATTGCTTCCATCCTGTTATTTGAAATATCCGATCCGCGCCTTGAACTAGTGACGATAACCGGGTGCGAGGTCAGCTACGATCGAAGCGTCTGCAATGTGTTCTATACTACCGAACCTGAGCGCTACGACGACGTGGCGGCTGCGTTCCAGAAGGCGTCGGGCCACATTCGCTCGCTCATGGCGCGTCAGCTGTCGTGGCGTGTTGCGCCCGAGCTGCGTTTCCTGTTAGATACGAGCGTCGATCAGGCTGAACGCATCGCTTCTGCTCTGCAGCGTGATGCCGAGCGCAACAAGGTAGTTGCTCCCACGCAAAGCGACGTGCCCGCAGATGCGGATTCGTTTGCTGCGCAAGAGACGTCGGCTGACGACAAATAGGGGAGAATCGCATGGCACCTACGCCCCAAACGAATACCGATCTTGCGACTATTGCGGACGTGTTGCGCGGGTCCGACGATATCGTGATATGTGGTCACGTGAGCCCCGACGGCGACTGCATCGGCTCGCAGCTTGCGCTTGCTGCGGCGCTTCGTGCGCTCGGCAAGCAAGCGACCTGTTTGCTGGCGAAGGATGAGCCAGTCGATGCACGTCTTTCCTTTCTACCTGGAATTGCCAACATGGTTCCGGCAGCTGCCTTTGCAGGTGCGGCGCGGACGTTTGTGGCGGTGGATGTTCCTACGCGCGAGCGTATTGGCGAGGCCGCTGCCGCATTGCATGATGGGTGTGAGATGACCATCACGATCGACCATCACGCCATGGATACAACGATGGCCCAGTATACCTACGTCGATCCGGGTGTTGCTTCCACCACAATGCTCGTCTGGGAGTTGGCGGGCCTGCTGGGGGTCGATCGTGCAGGTGAAGTGGCGCTGTGCTGTTATACCGGGCTTGTCACCGACACGGGGCGTTTCCAGTACCAGAATACCGATGCTGCTGCGATGCATGCAGCCGCGGCTATGGTTGAAGCGGGAGCCGACCCGGCGGCGGTCTCGCGTGCGATTTTTCAAAATCGTGCACTCGCTTCGGTGCGGCTGGAAGGTATTGCCGTGGAACGCATGCAGTTTGGTGCGGAAGGCGCTTACGCGATAAGCTGGCTGTCGCTTGACGATTTTGCAGCGACTCATGCTGTCAAAGCCGATGCCGAGCCCATCATCGACGCCTTGCGCTCGATAGCGGGCGTGCGCGTTGCCTGCATGCTGCGCGAACAGGGCGATTCCGTACGCGGGAGCTTGCGGGCCAAGGATGCGACGGATGTGGCGGCCATTGCGCGGGCGTTCGGCGGCGGAGGACATGTGGCCGCTGCGGGTTTCACGCTTCGCTGTTCGCTTTCTGAAGCGTGCCAACAGGTGAAAAAGGCGCTCGATGCGGCTCTTGGTGCCAAGGAGGCGTGCCGGGCGTGAAGCGAGGATCGTCGGGGCTTTCTCTTGTTGTTGGGGTGAATAAGCCTACGGGCATGAGTTCGCACGATGTGGTGAACCGCTGTCGGTCGATTTTTGGCGAGCGACGTGTGGGGCACACCGGCACGCTCGATCCCTTGGCTACCGGCGTGCTGCCGGTGTGCATTGGCCCGGCTACGCGGCTGGCTACCTATCTCACCGGTCACGATAAACGCTATCGGGTCGATATCGCCTTTGGCGCTGGCACCGATACCGACGATGTCGATGGTCGCGTGGTGCGCACAGCGCCGATTCCCCGCCGTCTTCGCGACGAGGCGTTCGCCGTTTCGTTTGTCGCGGGACTCGTGGGCGCCCGTAAGCAGATGCCTCCAGCGTATTCTGCCATCAAGGTGAAGGGACAAAAGTCCTACGAAGCCGCTCGAGCGGGAACTATCATCGATCTGTCTCCGCGCGACATTGAAGTCTATGACGCCCAGTTGATTGGCGTGCGCGATGGCGAAAACGATACCCTTATTTGGACGGTCGACTTTCATGTATCCAAAGGCACGTATATTCGTGCTCTTGCACGCGACGCCGGCCTGGCACTTGACTGCCCGGCGCACGTTGCAGCTCTTGAGCGCACGGCTTTGGGATCGCTGACGAAAGAGGAATGTCTGTCGCTTGAAACGCTTACTGACCTCAAAGAGCGCGCGGCGCTCGATCCCATTCGTCTGCTTGGGGTGCGGCTTGCCTATGCCGAGGAAGGGCTTGCAGCAAAGGTGGAAAATGGCGTCTCGATTGCGCCTTCGCTTCTGCAGCTTTTCGAGCGCCGGACTAGATCGCTCGCTGCGGAGATGTGCGCCTGCACCTCGGGCGTGCAAGAAAGCGTTCGTGCACCTTATGACGAAGAACTCGTAGCGATTGTCTCGGACAACCGATTGAAAGCGTTATATGTGTATGATGAGGCGCGTGCTTGTTTCCAGGCGCGTTGTGTGTTTAAGACGGGGGTGTCTCGTGGCGCAGATATTTAGAGCCGACGAATCGTTTGATCACGGATTCTTTGAGGGTACGTCATGTGCCTTCGGGGTGTTTGACGGTGTTCATTTGGGGCATCGCTTCTTATTGAACTGTGCGTGCACCACAGCGCAGGAAAGCGGTGGAAAGAGCATCGCCCTTACCTTCGACATCGATCCGGATGAGAAGTTTCACCCTGAGCGCCTTCGTAAGCTCATGACAAACGAGGAGCGTCTCGCCATGCTGGCGACGACCGGTGTCGACGCGGTGGTCGTGCTGCCATTTACGAGCGAATTTGCCGCCTCTGCTCCCGATGAATTCCTTGTCCAGACCTTTGACGGTACAACGCCGGCGTTTTTGCATGTGGGCTTCGACTTCAAGTTCGGTGCCCGTGCGGCGGGGACGGTGCGCGATCTTGACGCATGGGGAGTCGAGATGGGCACCAAAGTGTGCGCCCATGGACTCAAGAGCGAAGAGGGCGCACCTATTACCGCTACGCGCATCCGTCTGCTTTTGGCCGATGGCAATCTTGACGAGGCGAATCGTTTGCTCGGGCGGCGCTATTTCATGACGGGCGTTGTGGAACCGGGTCGTGGGGAAGGGGCCGACCTCGGTTTTCGCACGGCAAATCTTGTCGTCGCCGATCAGCTGCGTCCTCTTGGCGACGGGGTATATGCTGCCTATGCGTATGTGGACGGCACTTGCTACAAGGCCGCGGTGAATGTGGGCGTTGCTGCCACGTTTGCCGAAACCGCCACCGCCACCTGCGAGGTGCACCTGCTCGATTTTGAGGGCGACCTTTACGGTAAACCCATCAAGGTTGAGTTTGTGAAGTGGCTGCGCTCCATGAAGAAGTTCGACGACATCGACGAACTTATCGCCACCGTAAAGGGCAATATCGACTGGGTCCGCGAGAACCTGTAAGCTAGTTCTCTGTCCATTCTGATTGTTTATTGAAGAGGTTGTCGTACTGCACGATGGCGTAGGAGCTGAGCGCATCGTCGGCATCAGTCTGTTCACCGAACCAATGCCAGGTTCCGTCAGCCGTCAAAAACCCATTGAGGTTGATTGCGGGAATGCGTTCGCTTGTTGCCAACAAGAAGCGCTGGTAGGCGGTCAGGGGTAGGCCACTTGTCTCGATCACTTTCGCGCCAAGATAGTTGAGACTCGTGTTTTCCGTTGCGGGTTCGTCAAGAGCGCAGCGTTCGTGCGCGGTGTCGTTTGCCCAAATAAGATAGGGGACCGTGTAACGCTCCTGCACCGCTGCGAGCCCCAGTTCGTCGGCGGTTGAGCCGTCGTGGGTCGTTTCAAACAGCCAGTCGCTCAGTCCGGGTTGATGGTCTCCAAAGAAGCAAAGTACGACTGGTCGATCAAGCGCGTTGAGCTGTTCGGTCAAATAAGCAAGGTCTCGGTCGGCCTGTCGTATGCAGCTGAGGTATTCGTCAAGTTCTGCCGAGGCGCTGCCGTCGGGAAGCGGAACGGAAACACGCATATCGTCAGCGAGCGCCCCTGTGTCATAGCCCCCGTGATTCTGTATGGTGACATCGAAAATGAACTGGGGTTTTTCGCTGTTCTCAACGAGGTCGAGCACATAGTCATATGTGGCCCGATCGGTTACGAGGTCCCGCAATGTATCGGCATCATCAAAGGAAGAAATGTCGGTAAAAGTGTCGAATCCCAGCTGAGCATAGATGCGATCGCGTCGCCAATTCGTGCTTTCAGCAGGGTGGATGGCATGGGTGGCATAGCCCAGCGAGGAAAAGTACGAAACCAAGCTTTCGGTTCCATCAAGATCGTAGAGTACATACGGGTATACGCCGCCGCCCAGATGCCCCATGCTTGATCCGGTTAAAAACTCGAACTCGCTGTTGCAGGTGCCTCCGCCGAGCGCCGAAACATAGGCATCGCCGGAATCGAGAGCCGAGGCAGCAACCTCGTAGTATGTTGCAGGACGTGCGTCGGTATTTGCAAGTCCCGGGTAGCGCGAAAGGTCCGCGAACGTTTCATTCATGATGACAATAACGGTAGGGGCGGCTTCGTCATCTGCTGAATAGGGAACATCGGCAGTGGAGCGATAGGGTGCAAGCAGGTTGTCCACCGCTTGTGCATCGTAGCCTTCGGGACGATTGGGACTCAGATCCTGTACGCGCTTCAGAAAGCAAAGCGTTGTGCCTTGGCTCGCATAGGATTCTTTGACACCCCACACATCCACTGTGCAGTTGTATGTTTTTCCCAGATCGCATGCCGACATCCACCATCCGAAACACCCAACAAGAAGTATGCCGACCAGAGTGTGCGCCACAACGCGGCGAACCTTTAGCGTGATACGAGGAACGAAGGCCAAAGCGACACAATACAGTGCGAATGCCACGATGCAGACAAGCAGGCGCCCATCAAGCGCGAAAGAGTATCCGCTGCTCACTGATGCGGCCGTGGAAAGGGCGAACAGATCGGCAGGAACGACCGGCTGGCCTTTGAAGAGGATAACAAAGTGATTCGCTGTTCCTATGAGCAGGCATACGGCCAGAAAGGCGACAACCGCTATACGAGAACGTTGTCCCAGGGTGTAAACGATTGCGAAGAGAGCGGCGATAACGACAAGATTTACCACAACATAGTAGATATCCATGGTGGCAAGAAGATCGTTCGACGGGTATTCGATCAAAAAGAACCCCAGAGGTATGGCGAGCGCAATCACAAGAGGACGGAGAAACGCCCTGGGTTTCTGCGCAGTTTTTTCTTGGCAAGTGATTCCTTGCGGCGTGGTGTCGCAAGGTTCGGTTGTCGACATGAATGCTCCTGAAATGCTCTTCTACAAAGGTATTGTTTCGCAATCAGGATATCATACATCTTGTTTTAGAACCTGTGTTCAGGGCATACGGGGTATTCTCTTTCGAGTATTGGTCGAACATTCGGGCCGTATGCCAACAAAACTCATGATTCAGTCTTCACATCAAGTGCAAATCCCCTAAAATAAGGCAATTGCGATTTTCCCACCACCATGCCCGGTGAAAAGATCGCATCATCCGTATCAGCCGAATCAAGGAGGAATCACGTGACTACTGCAGTCGCATGGATGGCTCCCGTCTGCGCCTTAATTGGCATTTGTATGGCGGGCTACCTCGGTTCTTGGGTGCTCAGGCAAGACCCAGGTCCCGACAAGATGAACAACATCTCAATCAAGATCCAACAAGGTGCCAAGGCGTTTTTGATGAGCGAGTACAAGCTGCTCGTCATCTTTATGGTTATCGTGGCCATTATTATGGCTGTGTTCCTGTCGCCCATTACGGCGCTCGCGTTCGTGACCGGCGGCGTTATGTCGGCCGCTGCTGGCTACGTCGGTATGCATGTGGCCACGCGCGCGAATACCCGTACGGCACACGCTGCCGAGGAATCGGTGGCCCGTGCGCTGAACATCAGCTTCAAGTCCGGTCTGACGATGGGTCTGTGCGTGGCGTCGTTTGCGCTCTTGGGCCTGTCGCTATGGCTTATCGCTATGGTGTTTGCTCTGGCGTTTGGTATCGATATCAACCAGGAGCTGGCCAACCTTATGCACACGAACATCGGCATGGTTGAAGGCTTTGCCACCGGCGCTTCTGCGGTAGCGCTGTTTGCCCGTGTGGGTGGCGGTATCTATACGAAGGCTGCTGACGTAGGCGCCGACCTTGTGGGCAAGGTGGAAGCAGGTATTCCCGAGGACGACCCGCGTAATCCGGCCACCATCGCCGATAACGTGGGCGACAATGTAGGCGACGTCGCGGGCATGGGCGCCGACCTGTTCGAGTCCTATACGGGCGCCATTTTGGCTCCCACCATTCTGGCCGCTACCTTTGGCGCGCTGGGTGGATACTTCGCCACGGGCGACCTCGTGTGGGCCCTCGTAACGCCGGTTATTATCGCTGGCTGCGGTATTATCACGTCTATCATCGGCCTCTTTGCGGTGCGCGCCAAGGAAGGCGCCGAGCTGCATAAGGCCCTCAACCGCGGCACGTACGTGGCTGCCGGCATTGAGATCATTGTGATCTTCTGCCTGTTCTATATCTGGAGCACGCAGTCTACCGAGGCTCAGCCGCTGTGGCTGTTCGGTTCGGTGCTGTGTGGCCTTATCGCCGGTCTTGCTATCGGCAAAATTACCGAATACTTCTGCTCTGACAAGTACAAGCCTGTGCACAAGATCGCCGACGCGGCTGACACCGGTGCGGCGACGGTTATCATTGAGGGTATTGGCACCGGCATGCTGTCCACCATCGCTCCGATTGTGCTCGTGGCGCTGGCCATCATCGGTGCGTTCACGTTCGGCAACATGGCTTTCCCGGCGGCTACCGTCGAGGGCGGCATTGCTGTAGGCCTCTTCGGCGTGGGCTTGGCCGCAACGGGCATGCTTTCCAACACCGCTATTACCATTGGCGTGGATGCGTATGGTCCCGTTGCTGACAACGCAGGCGGCATTGCCGAGATGGCGGGTCTGCCCGAAGAAGTGCGCGACCGTACCGACGCGCTTGACGCTGTGGGCAACACGACGGCTGCTATCGCGAAGGGCTTTGCTATCGCGTCTGCGGGCTTGTCGGCTATCTCGCTATTCGTGTCCTACCAGGCTACGATGCATCATGCCATTCCGAACTTCGAGTTGACGCTTACCGATCCGCTTATTGTGGCCGGTATCTTCATCGGCGCCATGATGCCGTTCATGTTTGCCGCGCTCACCATGGGTGCGGTGTCGCGTGCGGCTCACGCCATGGTGGAAGAAGTGCGTCGCCAGTTCCGTGAGATCAAGGGCATTATGACCTATGAGGCTGAGCCGGAATACGACAAGTGCGTGGCTATTTCCACCTCTTCCGCTCTCCGTGAGATGATGTTGCCGGGATGTCTGGCCATCATCGTTCCGGTTGCTATTGGTTGCTTCAATCCGGCCATGCTGGGCGGTTTCCTCGCCGGTGCGGTTGCTACCGGTATGCTCATGGCTATCTTCATGTCAAACGCTGGTGGCGCGTGGGATAACGCGAAGAAGTACATCGAGCAGGGACATCATGGCGGCAAGGGCTCCGAGGCGCACAAGGCCGCCGTCGTGGGCGATACGGTGGGCGACCCGTTCAAGGATACCTCTGGTCCGTCCATGAACATCCTCATCAACCTCATGACCATCGTGTCGCTGACCTTCACCCCGCTGTTCATCATGATGCAGGGAATGTTCTAGAAGTAAGCGTTTACGTGTGATCCAATGGACCTCGGATATCCGGGGTCCATTTTTTGATGCCGCAAAATAGTTGTCTCAGCATGCAAAAACGCCGCCCGGGGTAGGGCGGCGTTTCATGAAACAGCTAGACGTTACAGCTGGTTATACAATACCCTGGGCCATCATGGCATCGGCAAGCTTCTTGAAGCCCGCAATGTTGGCGCCCATGACGTAGTTGCCCTCGTGGCCGTACTCGCGCGCCGCATCGTCGGCTGCGTGATAGATGTTCTTCATGATGCTTTGCAACTTGGCATCCACTTCCTCGAACGTCCAGGAAAGGCGCTCGGAATTCTGAGACATCTCCAGGCCCGACGTTGCCACGCCGCCGGCGTTGGCCGCCTTGCCGGGGCAGAACACCACGCCGTTTTCCATGAGGTAGTCGGTAGCATCCATGGTCGTGGGCATGTTTGCGCCTTCGGCAACCACCTTGCAGCCCTGTGCGACAAGCTGCTTTGCGTCGTCAATGAACAGCTCGTTTTGCGTCGCGCAGGGAAGGGCGATATCGCACGGCACGCTCCACACGCCGCGGCCTTCATGGTATTCCACGCCTTCGCGTCGTTTCGCATACTCGGAGATGCGTGCGCGCTCAACTTCTTTGATCTGCTTCACAAGATCAAGGTCGATGCCGGCCGGGTCGTGGATCCAACCGGTCGAGTCGGACATCGTGACCACTTTCGCTCCCAGCTGTTGGGCCTTCTCCGTGGCGTAGATGGCCACGTTACCCGAGCCGGAGACGACAACCGTCTTGCCTTCGAAAGAGTCGTTGTGGCAGGTGAGGTACTCCTGTACGAAGTACACCAGGCCGTAGCCCGTAGCCTCAGTGCGTGCGAGCGAACCGCCGAAGGAGAGGCCCTTACCCGTGAGCACGCCTTCCCACACGTTCTTGATGCGCTTGTACTGGCCAAACATGAAGCCAATCTCGCGCGCACCCGTGCCGATGTCGCCGGCCGGCACGTCGGTGTCGGCGCCAATGTGGCGCTGCAGCTCAGTCATGAAGCTCTGGCAGAAGCGCATGACCTCCATGTCGGACTTGCCCTTGGGGTCAAAGTCGCTGCCGCCCTTGCCGCCACCCATGGGCAGCGTGGTCAGGCTGTTTTTGAAGATCTGCTCGAAGCCGAGGAACTTGATGATGCCCAGGTTCACTGACGGATGCAGGCGCAAGCCCCCCTTGTAGGGCCCCAAGCAGCTGTTATACTGCACGCGATACCCGCGGTTGACATGAACTTCACCTGCGTCATCAACCCACGGCACACGGAACATGACGACCCGTTCCGGTTCCACGATGCGCTCGAGCAGCGCTGCCTTTTCATATTCGGGATGTGCCTCGATGACGGGTTCGAGGGATTTCAGGACCTCGGTCACAGCCTGAATAAATTCTGGCTGCTCCGCATCCTTTTCCTTGACTTGTTCAATGACGCGATCAACGTAGCTCATGTTCTCGGACCTCCTTTAGGAATATGTGAATAGATTCATTATAAAGAGAGTGAAAGCTGCACAATCAAAGTTTTACAAACGTGAACAAAATGAACTGAGAATGGTCGCCATCTGCGCTATTCACTCTTGTTGTTGCGGTGCATACATAAAGAAACGAACCCCGTCTGCTTATGAGAGTGGGGTTCGTTTCGGTGGTAAAACATAGGTATCGATGCTATTTCTTGACGACTTTTGTGACGCGCTTCGCCTTCTTCAGGGTGGGGCGCTCCTTCTTCACAGCAGACATTGAGTTGAGAATAAAGAGCACCAGTACTATGTTGATGGCGGATACGGGATCAAAGAGATGAGCGACCCACAGCGCAACCACTTCATAGATGAATGAGCCAATACCAATGATGCCTAAGGCAATGACGATGGGGCGGGGGCTGCGCTTGTCGTACATCCAATGAAAGCCGATGAAATTGCTCGCAATGTTCACCAGCGCCGTCAGGAGACAAAACAGGCCCTCTATGCGCAGCAACGTGGCGAATTCAAATCCATTGATCTGCGTACCGCCATATACTATAAGTTCAAAATCTTGCATAGTGTAGTTCTGGTTTTGCGCATAGGCGAACGCGGTGCAGAAGACGGCAAGCACAAAGGCAATGACGCCCCAAATGAACATGAGATTGAAAAGCTTGTGCATCCTTCTGCGGATGGGCGTCATAGGGTAGCCGTCGTCACCGATTTCCACGCCATCGGCGTCATACCAGACAATATGAGGCTTTCGCTCTGCGCGGTGCTCTTCGTCAACCGGCTTGTCTTCCTTTTTCTTACGTGACATGAAGATTG encodes:
- the truB gene encoding tRNA pseudouridine(55) synthase TruB, yielding MKRGSSGLSLVVGVNKPTGMSSHDVVNRCRSIFGERRVGHTGTLDPLATGVLPVCIGPATRLATYLTGHDKRYRVDIAFGAGTDTDDVDGRVVRTAPIPRRLRDEAFAVSFVAGLVGARKQMPPAYSAIKVKGQKSYEAARAGTIIDLSPRDIEVYDAQLIGVRDGENDTLIWTVDFHVSKGTYIRALARDAGLALDCPAHVAALERTALGSLTKEECLSLETLTDLKERAALDPIRLLGVRLAYAEEGLAAKVENGVSIAPSLLQLFERRTRSLAAEMCACTSGVQESVRAPYDEELVAIVSDNRLKALYVYDEARACFQARCVFKTGVSRGADI
- a CDS encoding isocitrate lyase produces the protein MSRKKKEDKPVDEEHRAERKPHIVWYDADGVEIGDDGYPMTPIRRRMHKLFNLMFIWGVIAFVLAVFCTAFAYAQNQNYTMQDFELIVYGGTQINGFEFATLLRIEGLFCLLTALVNIASNFIGFHWMYDKRSPRPIVIALGIIGIGSFIYEVVALWVAHLFDPVSAINIVLVLFILNSMSAVKKERPTLKKAKRVTKVVKK
- a CDS encoding sodium-translocating pyrophosphatase, which gives rise to MAPVCALIGICMAGYLGSWVLRQDPGPDKMNNISIKIQQGAKAFLMSEYKLLVIFMVIVAIIMAVFLSPITALAFVTGGVMSAAAGYVGMHVATRANTRTAHAAEESVARALNISFKSGLTMGLCVASFALLGLSLWLIAMVFALAFGIDINQELANLMHTNIGMVEGFATGASAVALFARVGGGIYTKAADVGADLVGKVEAGIPEDDPRNPATIADNVGDNVGDVAGMGADLFESYTGAILAPTILAATFGALGGYFATGDLVWALVTPVIIAGCGIITSIIGLFAVRAKEGAELHKALNRGTYVAAGIEIIVIFCLFYIWSTQSTEAQPLWLFGSVLCGLIAGLAIGKITEYFCSDKYKPVHKIADAADTGAATVIIEGIGTGMLSTIAPIVLVALAIIGAFTFGNMAFPAATVEGGIAVGLFGVGLAATGMLSNTAITIGVDAYGPVADNAGGIAEMAGLPEEVRDRTDALDAVGNTTAAIAKGFAIASAGLSAISLFVSYQATMHHAIPNFELTLTDPLIVAGIFIGAMMPFMFAALTMGAVSRAAHAMVEEVRRQFREIKGIMTYEAEPEYDKCVAISTSSALREMMLPGCLAIIVPVAIGCFNPAMLGGFLAGAVATGMLMAIFMSNAGGAWDNAKKYIEQGHHGGKGSEAHKAAVVGDTVGDPFKDTSGPSMNILINLMTIVSLTFTPLFIMMQGMF
- the ribF gene encoding riboflavin biosynthesis protein RibF — translated: MAQIFRADESFDHGFFEGTSCAFGVFDGVHLGHRFLLNCACTTAQESGGKSIALTFDIDPDEKFHPERLRKLMTNEERLAMLATTGVDAVVVLPFTSEFAASAPDEFLVQTFDGTTPAFLHVGFDFKFGARAAGTVRDLDAWGVEMGTKVCAHGLKSEEGAPITATRIRLLLADGNLDEANRLLGRRYFMTGVVEPGRGEGADLGFRTANLVVADQLRPLGDGVYAAYAYVDGTCYKAAVNVGVAATFAETATATCEVHLLDFEGDLYGKPIKVEFVKWLRSMKKFDDIDELIATVKGNIDWVRENL
- the rbfA gene encoding 30S ribosome-binding factor RbfA translates to MKQSSSNRKVNEQAREVIASILLFEISDPRLELVTITGCEVSYDRSVCNVFYTTEPERYDDVAAAFQKASGHIRSLMARQLSWRVAPELRFLLDTSVDQAERIASALQRDAERNKVVAPTQSDVPADADSFAAQETSADDK
- a CDS encoding LTA synthase family protein, with the translated sequence MSTTEPCDTTPQGITCQEKTAQKPRAFLRPLVIALAIPLGFFLIEYPSNDLLATMDIYYVVVNLVVIAALFAIVYTLGQRSRIAVVAFLAVCLLIGTANHFVILFKGQPVVPADLFALSTAASVSSGYSFALDGRLLVCIVAFALYCVALAFVPRITLKVRRVVAHTLVGILLVGCFGWWMSACDLGKTYNCTVDVWGVKESYASQGTTLCFLKRVQDLSPNRPEGYDAQAVDNLLAPYRSTADVPYSADDEAAPTVIVIMNETFADLSRYPGLANTDARPATYYEVAASALDSGDAYVSALGGGTCNSEFEFLTGSSMGHLGGGVYPYVLYDLDGTESLVSYFSSLGYATHAIHPAESTNWRRDRIYAQLGFDTFTDISSFDDADTLRDLVTDRATYDYVLDLVENSEKPQFIFDVTIQNHGGYDTGALADDMRVSVPLPDGSASAELDEYLSCIRQADRDLAYLTEQLNALDRPVVLCFFGDHQPGLSDWLFETTHDGSTADELGLAAVQERYTVPYLIWANDTAHERCALDEPATENTSLNYLGAKVIETSGLPLTAYQRFLLATSERIPAINLNGFLTADGTWHWFGEQTDADDALSSYAIVQYDNLFNKQSEWTEN
- the gdhA gene encoding NADP-specific glutamate dehydrogenase, translated to MSYVDRVIEQVKEKDAEQPEFIQAVTEVLKSLEPVIEAHPEYEKAALLERIVEPERVVMFRVPWVDDAGEVHVNRGYRVQYNSCLGPYKGGLRLHPSVNLGIIKFLGFEQIFKNSLTTLPMGGGKGGSDFDPKGKSDMEVMRFCQSFMTELQRHIGADTDVPAGDIGTGAREIGFMFGQYKRIKNVWEGVLTGKGLSFGGSLARTEATGYGLVYFVQEYLTCHNDSFEGKTVVVSGSGNVAIYATEKAQQLGAKVVTMSDSTGWIHDPAGIDLDLVKQIKEVERARISEYAKRREGVEYHEGRGVWSVPCDIALPCATQNELFIDDAKQLVAQGCKVVAEGANMPTTMDATDYLMENGVVFCPGKAANAGGVATSGLEMSQNSERLSWTFEEVDAKLQSIMKNIYHAADDAAREYGHEGNYVMGANIAGFKKLADAMMAQGIV
- a CDS encoding bifunctional oligoribonuclease/PAP phosphatase NrnA; amino-acid sequence: MAPTPQTNTDLATIADVLRGSDDIVICGHVSPDGDCIGSQLALAAALRALGKQATCLLAKDEPVDARLSFLPGIANMVPAAAFAGAARTFVAVDVPTRERIGEAAAALHDGCEMTITIDHHAMDTTMAQYTYVDPGVASTTMLVWELAGLLGVDRAGEVALCCYTGLVTDTGRFQYQNTDAAAMHAAAAMVEAGADPAAVSRAIFQNRALASVRLEGIAVERMQFGAEGAYAISWLSLDDFAATHAVKADAEPIIDALRSIAGVRVACMLREQGDSVRGSLRAKDATDVAAIARAFGGGGHVAAAGFTLRCSLSEACQQVKKALDAALGAKEACRA